One genomic region from Lycorma delicatula isolate Av1 chromosome 9, ASM4794821v1, whole genome shotgun sequence encodes:
- the LOC142330692 gene encoding uncharacterized protein LOC142330692 yields MSELNSKDLVIPDSEVFYLPHYAVFKEISLTTKLRVVFDGSAKSSNGLSLNDTLMIGPTVQQDLFSIILRFRVHNYVITSDITKMYRQILVTQKDSNLQRILWCENPEQDLKHYALRTVTYGTTSASFLATRCLVQIANDNNYQFPNACRAILNDFYVDDLITGADSVHEIKQLKTDTHRLL; encoded by the coding sequence ATGTCTGAACTTAATTCAAAGGATTTAGTGATACCTGACTCAGAAGTTTTTTATCTACCTCATTACGCTGTTTTCAAGGAAATAAGCTTAACAACCAAACTAAGAGTTGTGTTTGACGGCTCAGCCAAATCCAGCAATGGTCTATCTCTAAATGATACACTAATGATAGGACCTACGGTCCAACAagacttattttcaataattttaagatttagagTCCATAATTATGTTATCACATCTGATATCACAAAAATGTACAGACAGATTCTAGTTACTCAGAAGGACAGTAATTTGCAAAGAATACTCTGGTGTGAAAACCCTGAACAAGACTTAAAGCATTATGCCTTAAGAACAGTAACTTATGGTACAACTAGTGCCTCATTTTTAGCTACTCGTTGTTTAGTTCAAATTGCCAATGATAATAACTATCAATTTCCTAATGCCTGCAGAgccatattaaatgatttttatgttgatgacctTATTACAGGAGCTGATAGTGTACATGAAATTAAGCAGTTAAAAACTGATACCCACCGGCTTTtgtag